Part of the Bos taurus isolate L1 Dominette 01449 registration number 42190680 breed Hereford chromosome 1, ARS-UCD2.0, whole genome shotgun sequence genome is shown below.
ATCCTGAAATCATTATTGGATGTTTTCATCCATTAATACTGGAGAAGCTGAGCCATACCTTCCCTTGGTCACCAAGATCCGCTGCACAGATTCACCTTTGAACTGATCTTCAGATCAAAGGCGCCGACCTCTTCATTATCTTGAGGGGAGCCTGATGTCGCACACTCAGCTAGGCTAGTTTCTGGCTCCTGAGTAAACTGGTTCGTCCTTCGGCAAGACGtttcatcaacagaaaattgcgCTAAAATGGATACACCTCTCCCATGTAGTTTACGtcaaaattgctgctgctgctgctaagtcgcttcagtcgtgtccgactctgtgcgacccgatagacggcagcccaccaggctccactgtccctgggattctccaggcaagaacactagagtgggttgccatttccttctccaatgcgtgaaagtgaaaagtgaaagtgaaagtgaagtcgtgtctgaccctcagcgaccccatggactacagccttccaggctcttccatccatgggattttccaggcaagagtactggagtggggtgccattgcctcctccgacgTCAAAATTAGAGACAGTAAACTCAGTtcgggcttcccagctggctcagcggtaaagaatccgcctgcaatgcagtagccgcaggagacatgggttcgatccctgggtggggaagatcccctggacagggGACCTTATTccagtggagaatcccatggacagcggagcctggtgggctagtccacagggtcgcaaagagtcggacaagactgaagcgacttagcaggcacacaaaCTCTTGGTTCAGTGAATGGAAATGTAAAGATAACCATCGTCGTGCTAGCTATATATCGTGATAGATATATAAGCTGATCCTGCAGGGGCTGCTATTAAGACAGTCAATTCTAacattgcttttcctttttcaacTCCGCTGCAAGGATCTGACAGTCATTGACAACGCAGGCAAACAGAGGCTTAAGGATGTCATCCAAAACCTGCTTCCCTccaggctcagctggtaaagaatccgcctgccatgcgggagacctgggttctattcctgggttgggaagatcccctgaagaagggaaaggctacccactccagtattctgccctagagaattccatggactatatagtccatggcgtcgcgaaaagtccgacacgactgagtgactttcactttcacttttcactttccaaaaCTTCACCTCACTATTGGaccaaaagaagataaaaggtcACTGCCAGGGCGAGGTCTCAAGGGATGAGAAAACTACATCTCAGGGTCCTGGTGCAGCATTCCTCTGGTGGGACTTGAAATTTAATCGGTTTTCCTGTTCAGCCTTTCCGCTTCTGAGGTCAACACGGGGAAAGCCAAACTCTTGACCCAGGAAGCCTAGTCCTAGAGCTGCATGATTGCTCCGCCCTCTTCAGGCCTATAAAAGTATTTGTCTACCTTGAACTACCCACCACAGCTACAGCTCTTGCGCAACACAGACGCCTCCATTTCTGTGGGCGGAGCCTAGGAAGGGGCAGGAATAAACGTGAGGCTGCTTTCCGACTCAAGTTCCGCCGGCGTCGCTCACGACATCCTTTGCCCACTCCTGTGCAAACCCGTCCGTGAGAGGTGCGGAAGGCTCAAACACGCAAGGCCAAATCCAGCAGTTCCCCTAGACGCCAGGACTGAGTGACTCCCCAGAGGCAATCCGAGTTCCGAAGACTCGTTCCTCATCCCACGGTCCTGCGCCCCACCGCCCCGCGTCGGCCTGTCATTACCTGTAGGACAGAACCCTTCCTCTCCCTAGGCCCGCGGCGACATTGAAATGATGGGCAGCCGGCCCCACAGCTCCAGCGCTTCCTCTGCAGACCAGTGGGAACAGCAGGCCGAAGGACCCGGCCCTGCCAAGCGCCGTCGAACGGAGGAGCCCACGGACCACGAGTTCGAGGTAGCGCCCAGAGTGGACAACGTGATGGGGACCCCAGACATGGGAGCGCTCACCTCCCTGGTGATTCTGGCCGACGGCTATGCCCTGCACCTGCCCCTGGACGATGTCGACCTGGTGCTGGAGCCCGAGCCCACATCCGTGCTGCAAGTTTCTCTCGGGGATAACACCCTCATACTGGTCCCTGGAGCCCTCCTCGAATTCCTAGAAGGGGAGAGCCACTCAGCCCTTGGTCTGGAACAGGGCTCTTTCCTGAACGCTCCTGGGGAATGTGTCGCCCTCGAGCAGGGATTCTATGGACCTGTCCCAGAGATCGCTGGCCAAGAAGAGGTCTATCAGGAGGACGCAGACACTGTGTTCCCACCGGCTGGGATGAATGCAGCTGCCAGCTCAGTTGCTGGGCTCCTCCTTTCCCCTAGAAGGGCATCCGACCCAGACTTCGTGGGCCTAGCCCCAGAGCCCTGGCCTCAGGCGCCCAACCCTACTCCAGAGAGAGGTTCTCCTCACCACCAAGACAACCTGGACTTGCACGTTCCCGAGTTCTTCCCCGACTCACCACTCCAGCCTCTACCTCCCTCTCCTTGTCCAGGTTCTCACGAGCGCCCCCAACACCCTCCTGTTCCTGCTCGAAAGGCCCAGAGACGCCTGTTTCAGGAATGAACTTCCTCCCACAATTCTTAGCCACCGTCTGGGACCAGGATGGACTGTTCTGGTGACTGCTGTGTGTATGTTGCCCACCCAGCCAGAATCACAAGGTCGTGATGGGTTTTGGATGCACGCTGTCTTGCAGAATTTTGGAGCAGTTGCAAAATTTACATCTAGCTGGCTAGATCCCTGGGAAGGAAGCTCACCTGGGCAAAGAAAAGCCTCTTGAAACACAGCGTGTTTTAAGACAGCTACTTAGGTTTTTCTCTAGGGAGGTCACCCCTAAGCAGCTCTAAGCCCCCCCAACCCACCCCGCCTTTCTCTTCAAAGTCAAGTGCCAgcacttttctttaaaatgccATCCTTTCCCAGGCACCCTACGACTGCCCCTCCCCCTTGTTTTCCCCCCAATAGAGTAATTACTAGATGTGTTTTGTTCAATGTAGTTTTTGGCCCTAGTGTCCCAACTTTTCTAGATGGTGGCTCTAGCCCGTTTGGGGGATCTAGCCAATTGTTGTATGTGCACAAATGTTTGTTGGATACAAAACAGAGAATGGGGAACAATGATTATGGCCCTTCTTTTTGAATGACTAGGTTGGCAAGTGGTTTACTTCTATTGCTAGCTTTGTAAGGGTAGTTTCCAAAAAGAACCAACTGTTTTTCGTTTTTCTTACATACTTTTAATACAATTCTGTTGTCATGGAAAAGTTTCTAATTCTAAAGATTCTGTGTTTTTGTACTTGTAAGATCCTAAAAATGTTTGTACATTGCTACTGGCATATAGAAAAAATTTGCTCTTATGTTGGTCTGGTATccagaaaaattatttaatttctgcAATCATTTATCTGTAAATTCTTATGCTTGACTGATAAAGATAATATCTTTATCagataataataaacatatatctatctttatagatattttttgtgctaagtcgcttcagtcgtgtccagttctttgcaaccctatggactgtagccctccaggctcctctgtccttgggattctccaggcaagagtactggagtggattgccatgccctcctccaggggatcttcccaagccatggctcaaacctacatctcttatgtctcctgcattgacaggagggttctttaccactagcaccaccctggaagcccaagaaagaaagtgttaatcactcagtcgtgtccgactctttgcaaccccatggactgtagcccagcaggctcctctgtccatggaattctccaggcaagaatactggagtgggctgccgtgcccttctccaggggatcttccaaacccagggatcaaacctgggtttcctgcattgtaggcagattctttactgtctgagccaccagagggcTTATCTTTAcagatatatctatatctatcatatatatatgtagacaTATCTCTATATCTATCTTTATGGATAATAGTATCtccaaataatgatagtactgtctcttttttattttttgacaagCTTCTTACatcttatttttccttaattttttttttattggctaTTACTTCAAATACAAATTGAATGGCATGGTTAATTTGAtttgcttggtggctcagaggttaaagtatctgcctccaatgtgggagaccccggttcgatccctgggtcaggaagatcccctggagaattgtTTTtaggaagtatagttgatttacaatatcagtttcatatatacaacaaaataattcagtatttttatggaTTATATTTCATGTGAAGTTCTTACAAAATAATGACCATATATCCTTGtgctttggccaccacatgcgaagagttgactcattggaaaagactttgatgctgggagggattgggggcagaaggagaaggggacgacagaggatgagatggctggatggcatcactgactcgatggacatgtgtctgagtgaactccgggagttggtgatggacagggaggcctggcgtgctgcggttcctggggtcgcaaagagtcggacacgactgagcgactgaactgaactgaactgatccttgtGCTGTATAATATGTCCtagttgcttatctattttatacatagtagtttgcttctctctttctctctgcactGGTCTtgttgctgtgagcaggcttttctctagttgtgatgcatgggcttcttattgtaatggcttctcttgttgcaaagaatgggctctaggcacatgggcttcagtagttgtggtgcgtgagCTTGGTTGTTCcccagtatgtgggatct
Proteins encoded:
- the PRR23B gene encoding proline-rich protein 23C; translation: MMGSRPHSSSASSADQWEQQAEGPGPAKRRRTEEPTDHEFEVAPRVDNVMGTPDMGALTSLVILADGYALHLPLDDVDLVLEPEPTSVLQVSLGDNTLILVPGALLEFLEGESHSALGLEQGSFLNAPGECVALEQGFYGPVPEIAGQEEVYQEDADTVFPPAGMNAAASSVAGLLLSPRRASDPDFVGLAPEPWPQAPNPTPERGSPHHQDNLDLHVPEFFPDSPLQPLPPSPCPGSHERPQHPPVPARKAQRRLFQE